CCTCGGCGATGGTCATAAGGATGAAAACGACGCCGACGACGGTCAGCAAGCCGACATAGGCGCGCTGTCGGTGCGGTGCGAACGGACGGGCAAGCTCGGGTGATTTCATGACGCAACCCCTGCTTCGACGAACTAGTGTCAAGTAGTTGATATCAGGTAGTTGACCTTATTGCCGCCACGATCGGCCGTCAATAACTTCCTGGTCGCGTCGTGTCCGGGCGCCTGATCACGAGCGCCATTGCCGAACTAAACGCCCGTGGCCAAAACGTGACCGAGGCGTGCCCAAATATCAACGTGCCGTTGCGCTTCCGCAGGTCAGCGCCCATTTATCATCCCTATTGCAACGATGTCAGTTAAAAGGGAATTGAGGCCATGCGGACGGGTGTTCGAGGTGTTCTTGCGATGGCGGGGGTTGCTGCGAGTGTGGTCGCCACGCCGGCCGGTGTGAGTCTGGCGTCGGCCAGCCTGTCGCACGGCCCGGCCGTGGCGTCGATTTCACCGGCGCGCGGCGAAGTGGTGGGCGTGGCGCACCCCGTGGTGGTGACGTTCCGCGCCCCCATCGCGGATCGGAGCGCCGCTGAGCGTGCCGTCGAGGTCAAGTCGACGCCCGCGATGACCGGCAAGTTCGAATGGCTCGACAACAAGGTCGTCCAGTGGGTCCCGGACCGATATTGGCCGGCGCACACCACTATTGCGCTGACGGTCGGCGAGGCGACCTCGGAGATCAAAACGGGTCCCGCCGTCATCGGAGTGGCCAGCATCTCGCAGCACACCTTCACCGTGAGCATCGACGGCGTCGAGGCGGGACCGCCCACCCAACTCCCGGCGCCGCACCATCGGCCGCACTTCGGCGAGCAGGGCGTGATGCCGGCCTCGCTGGGCAGGCCGGAATACGCGACGCCGGTCGGCTCGTACACCGTGCTCTCCAAAGAGCCTGCGGTGACCATGGATTCGAGCAGCGTCGGCATCCCCGTCGACGATCCCAACGGCTACCTGCTCACGGTCAATGACGCCGTCCGCATCACCAGCCGCGGCCTGTTCGTGCACTCGGCCCCGTGGGCCGTCCCCTCGCTGGGGCTCGAGAACGTCAGCCACGGCTGCATCAGCCTGAGCCCCGATGACGCCGAGTGGTACTACAACCACGTCAACGTCGGCGACCCGGTGATCGTGCAGGAATAACCCCGGCCCATTTCACGAAGCTGCGCACCCACGAGCAGGACGGGTGCGGAGCTTCGATTGTGTCGAGGGCCCATTTATCCCAACGGAACGGGCCCGCTGGTGGCAAACCAGCGGGCCCGTCCGACGGAAAGAGCGTTGACGTCAGCTCGCGGGGCCGGGGCGAACCGGCTCACCGGCCACCGGCCCACCGGTGGGCGCCGGACCGGTCGGCGCGTCCTTCACCCCAGCCATGTCGATGAGCGGCGCAGCCGCCTCCAGGGGCGCACCCGCCACCGGCCCGCCCAGGGCGATCAGTGGCGCACCCGCGGGCACCACCGGCACCGGCGGCACCACCGGCACGGGCGGCGCCAGCGGCAGCGGCGGCACGATCGGCACCGGCGCACCGAGCGGCAGCGGCCCGGGCACGGCCATGGGCACGCCGGACATGTCAGTGAGGGGAGCCGCGCACATGTCCGCCGGCGCACCCGCGGCCACGGGACCTCCGGCGGCTGGCGCCGCATCGCCCGCTTGCCCCTGGATGCACGCGTGGCCGCCCGTTATCAGCGGGGCGGCCGCCGCGTCGGGGCTCAACGCTATAGCTGCTCCGCACAACCCAGCGCCGGCAACTACCTTCATGTTGAACCGATCGACGATCGCCATCAGCGCCAACTCTCCTTTATTCACGCTCAGCTATTTCCGCAATCAATCAGTGCAGCAGGCCCGCCTAGCCGTACCGAGGCCGTCTTTTCACGACCGGGCCAATTGTCAGCAGCCGACACGCGACACGAGCCACGCCGCACCGAGCCGTTTCCAAATGGTGACGTCACAACGGTGTTACGAAACAGAACACCGCCGGAAAACATCCCCGACCTGCGCCAACGCGCCCGGGCGTGTGGCTCGCTCGGCCGGTCGCGCCGACACGCCGCCGGGCCCGCGGCCGACTTCGAATCGCGCGGACTTTTTCTTCCCGCAGGTCATTCACAGGGAAAATTTGGTGCACAAAGCTTGTCCGCGAGGTTACATAGAGGTGAACACCGTGAGAGCAACAGTTGACAGACAGAGGGGAAGGGCATATGTCACCACGTCGTCTAGCTGGCGGTTTCATGGCCTCGGCGCTGTTCGGTGCCCCGCTTCTCGCCGGCCTCGTCTGGGCCAGCCCCGCGCAGGCTGACGCGGCCAGCTTTCTCAGTGACATGCACAAGGACGGCGTCCACGCCGTGAGCGGCGGCGACGCCGCGCTCCTGGAGGCGGGCCTGAACATCTGCCAGCAAATATCGTGGGGCGCCCCGCCCGCGCAGCTCCAGGGCCTGGCGCTGCAGCGTTCCGACGAGCGGCAGGGCGCGGGCGGGCTGAGCCCCCAGCAGGCCGGCGACATCGTCGTCTACGCCATGCGCGATCTGTGCCCGAGCTAGCCATCCTGACCTAATTTTTCGCCCTCCGCGCGCATAGCCGCGCGGCCAATCTTCGCCGACTGTTCATCCGCCGGATTTTCTGCACGGCGGATCCTGCGCTGTTGTGTAAAGGTGCATCATCCACATCGCGCAGAGACACAAGGAGAATGTTGGATGGCGGCACGCAGGCTGCCCGGCCGGTTGATCGGCGCGGCGCTGACGGTGGGTCCACTTCTGGTCTCGGGGATCGTCTGGGCCGGCCCGGCACGCGCCGACCAGGCCGCTTTTCTCACCGACCTGCACAATGCCGGGATCCACGCCGTCGACGGCGGTGATGAGGCGCTGCTGCAGATGGGTGCGGATCTGTGTCAGCAGCTTTCGTGGGGCGCCTCGCCACAGCAGCTGGAGGTGCTGGCCGTGCAGCGCTCCGATGCCGACCAGGGCGCCGGCGGGATCAACGGCCGCCAGGCCGCCGACGTCGTGATCTTCGCGCTGCGCGACCTGTGCCCCAACGCCTAGCAATGAGCTAGCCGCGGTGGAGTCCGCGCTAAGGTGACACTCGAGTGAAGCTGAACGCACGGAACCTGACCGGTCTCGACATCCCCGTCCCGACCTATGACCGCTGCCAAATCGGCATCGGCATAGCGCATTTCGGCGTGGGCGGCTTTCACCGCGCCCACCAGGCCATGTACATCGACCGGCTGCTCAACGCCGGCCTCGCCCGGGACTGGGGCATCTGCGGTGTCGGCGTGCTGCCGGGCGACCAACAGATGCGCGACGCGCTGCGCGACCAGGACCACCTGTACACGCTGATCCTCAAACGCCCCGACGGCACCCGGGAGCCGCGAGTCATCGGCTCCCTAGTCGACTTCCGTTATGCGCCTGAGGATCCCGACGCCGTCATCGAGTTGCTCGCCGACCCGGCCACCCGGATCATCTCCCTCACCATCACCGAGGGCGGCTACCAGCCGCCCCTGAGTGCCGTGTTCGGGTTGGTGGCCGAGGGGTGCGACCGACGCCGGGCGCGCGGCCTGCCCTCCCCGACCATTGTGTCCTGCGACAACATCGTCGGCAACGGGGACGTGGCACGCCACGCGTTCACGTCCTACGCGGAGCGGATCAATCCCGAACTCGCGCAGTGGATGCGGGAGACGACCCGGTTTCCGAACTCGATGGTCGACCGGATCACGCCGGTCACCACCCCCGACGTGGCGCAGCGGCTGGAAGCCGAATACGGCGTGCGCGACGCCCGGCCCGTCGTGGCCGAGCCGTTTGCCATGTGGGCGCTCGAGGACGATTTCGCCGACGGGCGCCCGCCCTTGGACCGGGCCGGCGTGCAGCTCGTCGACGACGTGGCGCCATACGAGGCGATGAAGCTGCGGCTGCTCAACGCCGGCCATCAGGGCCTGTGCTATTTCGGGTATCTGTCCGGATACCGGCTGGTGCACGAGGCCGCCCAGGACCCGGAGATCGCCG
The sequence above is drawn from the Mycobacterium marseillense genome and encodes:
- a CDS encoding L,D-transpeptidase yields the protein MRTGVRGVLAMAGVAASVVATPAGVSLASASLSHGPAVASISPARGEVVGVAHPVVVTFRAPIADRSAAERAVEVKSTPAMTGKFEWLDNKVVQWVPDRYWPAHTTIALTVGEATSEIKTGPAVIGVASISQHTFTVSIDGVEAGPPTQLPAPHHRPHFGEQGVMPASLGRPEYATPVGSYTVLSKEPAVTMDSSSVGIPVDDPNGYLLTVNDAVRITSRGLFVHSAPWAVPSLGLENVSHGCISLSPDDAEWYYNHVNVGDPVIVQE
- a CDS encoding DUF732 domain-containing protein gives rise to the protein MSPRRLAGGFMASALFGAPLLAGLVWASPAQADAASFLSDMHKDGVHAVSGGDAALLEAGLNICQQISWGAPPAQLQGLALQRSDERQGAGGLSPQQAGDIVVYAMRDLCPS
- a CDS encoding DUF732 domain-containing protein translates to MAARRLPGRLIGAALTVGPLLVSGIVWAGPARADQAAFLTDLHNAGIHAVDGGDEALLQMGADLCQQLSWGASPQQLEVLAVQRSDADQGAGGINGRQAADVVIFALRDLCPNA
- a CDS encoding mannitol dehydrogenase family protein, encoding MKLNARNLTGLDIPVPTYDRCQIGIGIAHFGVGGFHRAHQAMYIDRLLNAGLARDWGICGVGVLPGDQQMRDALRDQDHLYTLILKRPDGTREPRVIGSLVDFRYAPEDPDAVIELLADPATRIISLTITEGGYQPPLSAVFGLVAEGCDRRRARGLPSPTIVSCDNIVGNGDVARHAFTSYAERINPELAQWMRETTRFPNSMVDRITPVTTPDVAQRLEAEYGVRDARPVVAEPFAMWALEDDFADGRPPLDRAGVQLVDDVAPYEAMKLRLLNAGHQGLCYFGYLSGYRLVHEAAQDPEIAEFLVRYLDSEAMPTLTPIPGLAEFRGELLPRFANTHVRDTIARLCADSSDRIPKWLLPVVHDNLRTGGPVRLSAAIVASWARYAEGSDEQGRPIEVSDRLADTLVPIARSQRDDPDAFLANRLVFGDLIDAPRFREAYRWALDCLHRRGARATLQALLGYDES